The Daucus carota subsp. sativus chromosome 2, DH1 v3.0, whole genome shotgun sequence genome includes a window with the following:
- the LOC108209739 gene encoding photosystem I reaction center subunit III, chloroplastic yields MALSLSTNLYKPASTPKLNSQFTSKPKLATIICSASPQNNNISTCTEQESSASSLKAFSAALALSSILLSAPVLPASADIAGLTPCKDSKQFAKREKQQLKKLESSLKIYAPDSAPALAIKATMEKTKRRFDNYGKQGLLCGSDGLPHLIVSGDQRHWGEFITPGILFLYIAGWIGWVGRSYLIAIRDEKKPTQKEIIIDVPLASKLLFRGFSWPVAAYRAYLNGDLIDPSV; encoded by the exons ATGGCTCTCTCATTATCCACAAACTTGTACAAGCCAGCTTCCACACCCAAGCTGAACTCTCAGTTCACATCCAAGCCAAAGCTAGCTACCATTATATGTTCTGCCTCACCACAGAACAATAACATCTCAACTTGTACAGAACAGGAGAGTTCAGCATCTTCACTCAAAGCATTTTCAGCTGCACTAGCACTGTCTTCGATTCTGCTGTCCGCCCCGGTCCTTCCAGCATCTGCAGATATCGCAGGGCTGACACCATGCAAAGATTCTAAGCAGTTTGCTAAAAGGGAGAAGCAACAACTGAAGAAGCTGGAGTCTTCACTCAAGATTTATGCACCAGATAGTGCTCCTGCTCTTGCCATCAAGGCCACTATGGAGAAGACCAAGAGAAG GTTTGATAACTATGGCAAGCAAGGTTTGCTGTGTGGATCAGATGGCTTGCCGCATCTGATAGTGAGCGGAGATCAAAGACACTGGGGGGAGTTCATCACCCCAGGGATTCTCTTCTTGTACATTGCAGGATGGATCGGGTGGGTCGGAAGGAGCTACCTAATTGCAATCAGAGATGAGAAGAAGCCAACACAGAAGGAGATCATCATCGATGTTCCCCTGGCTTCAAAGCTCCTCTTCAGAGGATTCAGCTGGCCTGTGGCTGCTTACAGAGCTTACCTTAATGGAGACCTCATTGACCCCTCTGTCTAA
- the LOC108209738 gene encoding patatin-like protein 7, translated as MAAPLSMLESNYEADKLTYEIFSILENKFLFGQDDTQHKQPALQLEHLKSGKHVTGKVRVLSIDGGGATDGLLAAKSLVHLESHLQQKSNNPNARIANYFDVVAGSGAGGVLAALLFTAGKDGGPMFSAKEALKFLVDNRRKISKSAPEGIFRRFYGSSEKVFAKTFGELSLKDTLKAVLVPCYDVNSGGPFVFSRADALEIDGYDFMIKDVCAATSASRLVDVKSVDRKTKITAFGGDVAMNNPTAAAITHVLNNKQEFPFCNGVEDLLVVSLGNGEAFTAGVAGNSTPLPAALVKIAGDGVADMVDQAVSMAFGECGSDYVRIQANSIVGANHGNSKVGKKDLLPGVDEMLRMKSIESVLFKGKKLVEDSNLDKLELFSGKLIKEEERRKTSILPTVVLKQAGSPRTSSATTLSTVSSN; from the exons ATGGCGGCACCACTCTCAATGCTCGAATCCAACTACGAAGCAGACAAGCTTACATACGAGATCTTCTCCATTCTTGAAAATAAGTTCCTGTTCGGACAAGATGACACGCAACATAAACAACCTGCGTTGCAGCTTGAACACTTGAAATCCGGTAAGCATGTTACCGGAAAAGTGAGAGTTCTCTCCATAGATGGCGGCGGAGCTACTGATGGATTGCTCGCAGCCAAGTCTCTTGTTCACCTCGAATCCCATCTTCAGCAAAAATCTAACAATCCGAACGCCAGAATTGCGAATTATTTCGATGTTGTTGCTGGCTCCGGCGCCGGCGGGGTCCTGGCTGCATTGCTTTTCACCGCCGGGAAAGATGGCGGGCCCATGTTTTCAGCCAAGGAGGCTCTGAAATTTTTGGTTGACAATCGCCGGAAAATTTCAAAGTCGGCGCCGGAAGGAATATTCCGGCGGTTTTATGGGTCGTCGGAGAAAGTGTTCGCGAAGACATTTGGTGAGTTGAGTTTGAAAGACACACTGAAAGCTGTATTAGTCCCTTGTTATGATGTTAACTCTGGTGGGCCCTTTGTGTTTTCCCGCGCTGACGCGTTGGAAATCGACGGCTATGATTTCATGATCAAGGATGTTTGTGCTGCCACGTCAGCCAGTCGATTAGTTGATGTAAAGTCAGTTGATCGGAAAACCAAGATCACGGCGTTCGGCGGTGATGTTGCCATGAACAACCCTACCGCGGCGGCGATAACTCATGTGCTTAACAACAAGCAGGAGTTTCCGTTTTGTAATGGGGTTGAAGATTTGTTGGTGGTGTCTTTGGGCAATGGTGAGGCTTTTACCGCCGGTGTCGCCGGAAATTCTACCCCTTTGCCGGCCGCACTTGTTAAGATCGCCGGAGATGGAGTGGCTGACATG GTTGATCAAGCTGTGTCCATGGCATTTGGGGAGTGTGGAAGTGATTATGTTCGCATTCAAGCAAACAGCATTGTTGGAGCAAACCATGGAAACTCGAAAGTCGGGAAGAAAGACTTGTTGCCGGGAGTGGATGAGATGTTGAGGATGAAAAGCATCGAATCCGTATTATTCAAAGGGAAGAAATTAGTCGAGGATTCGAATCTTGACAAACTAGAATTGTTTTCGGGCAAattgatcaaggaggaagagagGAGAAAAACGAGTATATTACCCACTGTGGTGCTCAAACAAGCTGGATCGCCCAGGACTTCATCTGCCACCACTTTATCCACTGTATCTTCCAACTAA